A window of the Pontibacillus yanchengensis genome harbors these coding sequences:
- the citZ gene encoding citrate synthase, producing the protein MAMTKGLEGIVATESSISSIIDDKLTYAGYNIDDLAQNSSFEEVIYLLWNKKLPTKSELDQLKSDLAKEMSIPQHVVEHLKSYDLSTVHPMAALRSAVSILGLHDEEADVMEDEANQRKAVRIQAKISTVVTAFARIRKGQEPVQPKENLSFAANFLYMLNGEEPKDLEVEAINKALVLHADHELNASTFTARVCVATLSDIYSGITAAIGALKGPLHGGANERVMQMLTEIGDEDKAIDYIKEKLENKEKIMGMGHRVYETGDPRAKHLREMSSELTKITGNSKWYNMSVKIEEFIKENKGLPANVDFYSASVYHSLGIDHDLFTPLFAVSRTSGWLAHILEQYQDNRLIRPRAEYVGPKNQTYTPIEER; encoded by the coding sequence ATGGCAATGACAAAGGGTCTAGAAGGAATTGTTGCAACAGAATCATCCATTAGTTCCATTATTGATGACAAATTAACCTATGCAGGGTATAACATTGATGATTTAGCTCAAAATTCAAGCTTTGAAGAGGTTATCTATCTTCTTTGGAATAAAAAGCTTCCAACTAAAAGTGAATTAGATCAACTTAAGAGTGACTTAGCTAAAGAAATGTCTATTCCACAACACGTGGTAGAGCATCTTAAGTCTTATGATTTAAGCACTGTTCATCCAATGGCTGCATTGCGTTCTGCCGTTTCTATTCTAGGTTTACATGATGAAGAAGCAGACGTCATGGAAGATGAAGCGAATCAACGCAAAGCAGTTCGGATACAAGCTAAAATTTCTACCGTTGTGACTGCTTTTGCTCGAATTCGAAAAGGACAAGAACCAGTTCAACCAAAAGAAAATCTGAGTTTTGCTGCAAATTTCTTATACATGCTTAATGGAGAAGAGCCGAAAGACTTAGAAGTAGAGGCAATTAACAAAGCATTAGTCTTACATGCTGACCATGAATTGAATGCGTCAACATTTACCGCTCGTGTATGCGTTGCAACTCTATCTGATATTTATAGTGGTATCACAGCTGCAATAGGTGCCTTAAAAGGACCTTTACATGGTGGTGCTAATGAAAGAGTTATGCAAATGCTTACTGAAATTGGTGATGAAGATAAAGCCATTGATTACATTAAAGAAAAATTAGAAAACAAAGAAAAAATCATGGGTATGGGACACCGTGTATATGAAACTGGCGATCCACGTGCTAAACACTTAAGAGAGATGTCTAGTGAGCTTACTAAGATTACTGGGAACTCTAAATGGTACAATATGTCTGTTAAAATTGAAGAATTTATTAAAGAAAATAAAGGCTTACCGGCAAACGTTGATTTCTATTCTGCATCAGTTTATCACAGTTTAGGAATTGATCACGATTTATTCACTCCATTATTTGCTGTGAGTCGTACTTCTGGATGGTTAGCTCACATTCTTGAACAATATCAAGATAACCGTTTAATTCGCCCTCGTGCAGAGTATGTAGGGCCGAAAAATCAGACATATACCCCAATTGAAGAGCGATAA
- the icd gene encoding NADP-dependent isocitrate dehydrogenase gives MAQGEKITVTNGEMTVPDHAIIPFIEGDGIGPDIWASAKRVIEAAVQKAYGDTKSIVWKEVYAGQKAKDNTGEWLPNETLDTIRDYKIAIKGPLTTPIGGGIRSLNVALRQELDLFTCLRPVRWFQGVPSPVKHPEDTDMVIFRENTEDIYAGIEWEKGTPEVKKVIDFLQDEMGVHNIRFPETSGIGIKPVSEEGTKRLVRSAIEYALREGRENVTLVHKGNIMKFTEGSFKAWGYDVAEQEFGDKVFTWRQYDEIVEKEGKEAANKAEDEAKAEGKIVVKDAIADIFLQQILLRPKEFDVVATMNLNGDYISDALAAQVGGIGIAPGANINFETGHAIFEATHGTAPKYAGQDKVNPSSVILSGVLMLEHLEWREAANLITKAMDKTIGEKTVTYDFARQMEGATQVKCSEFGDALINNMDA, from the coding sequence GTGGCACAAGGAGAAAAGATTACTGTTACTAACGGAGAAATGACTGTACCTGATCATGCAATTATCCCATTTATTGAAGGGGACGGAATTGGTCCAGATATTTGGGCATCAGCAAAGAGAGTTATTGAAGCAGCTGTTCAAAAAGCATATGGTGACACGAAGAGTATTGTATGGAAAGAAGTTTACGCTGGTCAAAAAGCAAAGGATAACACTGGTGAGTGGTTACCAAACGAAACGCTAGATACGATTCGTGACTACAAGATTGCCATTAAAGGTCCATTAACTACACCAATTGGTGGCGGTATTCGTTCCTTAAATGTTGCTCTTCGCCAAGAATTAGATTTATTTACTTGTCTTCGTCCAGTACGTTGGTTCCAAGGTGTACCATCCCCTGTGAAACATCCTGAAGATACAGATATGGTGATTTTCCGTGAGAACACAGAAGACATTTATGCTGGCATTGAATGGGAAAAAGGTACTCCAGAAGTAAAGAAAGTCATTGACTTCTTGCAAGACGAGATGGGTGTACATAATATTCGCTTCCCTGAAACTTCAGGAATCGGGATTAAACCAGTTTCTGAAGAAGGGACAAAACGTCTAGTTCGTTCTGCAATTGAGTATGCCCTTCGTGAAGGTCGTGAGAATGTAACATTAGTTCACAAAGGTAACATTATGAAATTTACTGAAGGTTCCTTCAAGGCCTGGGGTTATGATGTAGCTGAGCAAGAATTTGGAGATAAGGTCTTCACTTGGAGACAATATGATGAAATCGTAGAAAAAGAAGGAAAAGAAGCAGCTAATAAAGCGGAAGATGAAGCAAAGGCAGAAGGTAAAATTGTAGTGAAAGATGCAATTGCAGATATTTTCCTTCAGCAGATTTTACTACGTCCAAAAGAATTTGATGTTGTAGCTACAATGAATCTAAATGGAGACTATATCTCTGATGCTTTAGCTGCACAAGTAGGTGGAATTGGGATTGCTCCTGGAGCAAACATCAACTTCGAAACTGGACATGCTATTTTTGAAGCTACGCATGGCACAGCACCTAAGTACGCAGGTCAAGATAAGGTGAACCCTTCTTCCGTCATTCTATCAGGTGTGTTAATGCTTGAGCATCTCGAATGGAGAGAAGCAGCAAATTTAATCACGAAAGCTATGGATAAGACAATTGGTGAGAAGACAGTAACGTATGATTTCGCTCGTCAGATGGAAGGTGCGACTCAAGTTAAGTGTTCTGAATTCGGTGATGCTTTAATCAACAATATGGACGCATAA
- the ytvI gene encoding sporulation integral membrane protein YtvI, translating into MDQFWLNFWRIARFLYVACIIVFGLFIIVQFTQYTYPFLIAIAIAFIMNPLVNILETKGRMPRPVAVFLSILVILGIIIGIITLLIVELVNGTLYLSERIPEDFATLVNYFEDLIASQIIPIYERLTSMLSTLDPNHQKEIMKQIENVGGNIAASGANLLESILKWLPEKLSQIPDFATVLVFSLLGTFFISKDWYRWGNKIKSLTPDKIMSSSGNVFRGLQNALFGFMKAQFTLISITAIIVLIGLLILQVDYAITIAIITGVVDLLPYLGTGLIFVPWIIFMFFTGNYFLTIGLSILYIVVIIQRQMMEPKVLSTNIGLDPLATLISLFVGYQLFSFLGLIIGPVFLVIVKTLFQTGVLQEIWNFIMVPKHK; encoded by the coding sequence ATGGATCAGTTTTGGCTTAATTTTTGGCGAATTGCTCGCTTTTTATATGTGGCATGTATTATTGTTTTTGGACTTTTTATTATTGTCCAATTCACTCAATACACATACCCTTTCCTGATTGCAATTGCGATAGCTTTTATTATGAACCCTTTAGTGAATATACTAGAGACAAAAGGAAGGATGCCTAGACCTGTAGCTGTATTTCTTTCTATTTTAGTTATTTTAGGTATAATAATTGGTATTATTACGCTATTAATTGTTGAACTTGTAAATGGCACTCTATACTTATCTGAACGAATCCCTGAAGATTTTGCTACATTAGTGAACTATTTCGAAGATTTAATTGCTTCCCAAATCATTCCTATATATGAGAGATTAACATCTATGTTAAGCACTCTAGATCCAAACCACCAGAAGGAAATTATGAAACAAATCGAAAATGTTGGAGGTAACATTGCTGCAAGTGGCGCTAATTTGCTTGAAAGTATATTAAAATGGCTTCCTGAAAAACTATCGCAAATTCCTGATTTTGCAACAGTCTTGGTATTTTCTTTATTAGGAACATTTTTTATTAGTAAAGACTGGTACAGATGGGGAAATAAAATAAAATCATTAACCCCAGACAAGATTATGAGTTCGAGTGGGAATGTGTTTAGAGGTTTACAAAACGCTTTATTTGGATTTATGAAAGCGCAATTCACACTCATTTCTATCACAGCAATCATCGTATTAATTGGGCTTCTGATCCTACAGGTCGATTATGCTATCACAATTGCTATTATTACAGGGGTTGTAGACTTACTTCCATATTTAGGTACAGGTTTGATTTTTGTTCCATGGATCATCTTTATGTTCTTTACAGGAAATTACTTTCTCACAATTGGATTGTCTATTTTATATATAGTAGTCATCATTCAACGTCAAATGATGGAACCAAAAGTGCTATCTACTAACATTGGTTTGGACCCATTAGCAACGCTTATTTCTCTCTTCGTAGGTTATCAACTATTCAGCTTTTTAGGCTTGATTATTGGGCCAGTTTTTCTTGTCATTGTCAAAACCTTATTCCAAACAGGTGTGTTACAAGAAATATGGAACTTTATTATGGTGCCTAAGCATAAATAA